Proteins encoded together in one Maricaulis maris window:
- a CDS encoding zf-TFIIB domain-containing protein, giving the protein MECPVDGETLVMSDRNGVEIDYCPKCRGVWLDRGELDKIIERSAPQAARPERGYDSRPARGHEDRRRDKKRESFLSELFDF; this is encoded by the coding sequence ATGGAATGTCCGGTTGATGGTGAAACCCTGGTGATGTCCGATCGCAACGGGGTGGAGATCGACTATTGTCCCAAATGCCGGGGTGTATGGCTGGATCGGGGTGAGCTGGACAAGATCATCGAGCGCTCGGCGCCGCAGGCCGCCCGCCCCGAACGCGGCTATGACAGTCGGCCCGCGCGCGGTCACGAGGACCGTCGCCGCGACAAGAAGCGCGAGAGCTTCCTGTCCGAACTGTTCGACTTCTGA
- a CDS encoding energy transducer TonB, translating into MTAIVQNLRTPIVLPVAGAITVGLFLLMRDLIAVPMVERVQEVDTPRFVINDVPEEIVPDVRVTLVDIPAVEPPPPAARLVIETALPTDIGEGITYVLPPVDPVEVTTTEGLVPIDRSPVPIVRIEPVYPAIEASRGNSGSCTVMFDITPQGTTTNIRPMACDSRGFEQATLNAVSRWRYNPQVENGQPILFRGATTRLDFRLDG; encoded by the coding sequence ATGACAGCCATAGTCCAAAACCTTCGTACCCCGATAGTGCTGCCGGTCGCCGGCGCAATCACTGTCGGACTGTTTCTTCTGATGCGAGACCTGATCGCCGTGCCGATGGTGGAGCGCGTCCAGGAGGTCGATACACCGCGCTTCGTGATCAATGACGTACCGGAGGAGATCGTCCCTGACGTTCGCGTCACGCTCGTCGACATCCCGGCGGTCGAGCCGCCGCCGCCGGCCGCCCGTCTTGTTATCGAAACCGCATTGCCAACGGATATCGGCGAGGGCATCACCTATGTGTTGCCCCCTGTCGATCCGGTCGAGGTCACGACCACCGAAGGCCTTGTCCCGATTGATCGCTCGCCGGTCCCCATCGTCCGGATCGAGCCGGTCTACCCGGCCATTGAGGCGTCGCGCGGAAACTCTGGCAGCTGCACGGTGATGTTCGATATCACCCCGCAGGGCACAACGACGAATATCCGTCCGATGGCTTGTGACAGTCGCGGCTTCGAGCAGGCCACGCTCAACGCTGTCAGCCGCTGGCGCTACAACCCGCAAGTCGAGAATGGTCAGCCCATCCTCTTCCGCGGCGCCACGACGCGGCTCGACTTCCGCCTTGATGGGTAG
- a CDS encoding S9 family peptidase, whose translation MTTDTSAANTTAVTTHGALITRAQGLEAPRAEQRPVTIEQVGFTRVDEYQWIKDDNWQQVMREPEVLDSDVRELLDAENAYLDAVMEPTEALQERIFQEIRGRIKEDDSSVPERDGDYAYYTRYREGGQYPVFARRPVDPETGEPAGDEEILVDGDAEAADFDYLDFSDMEHSPDHRYVAFGVDVRGSEYYEIRVKDVATGAIVATLTDESSGDFTWANDSATLYWVWRDDNGRSKRVYRQPANGGPSELVYEEPDDGFFVSVGLTDNNNHVMINAGGHTSNEIRLIDANDATAEPVLISAREDGVEYYLTEASDRYYFRTNADGAVDFKIVSAPIDNPGRENWEDFIPHRPGTLINGVIGLADWQVRVERENALPRIVVHEYATGEEYNIAFDEEAYSLGASAGYEFATDMLRFSYESPSTPEETYDFNLRSRERTLLKRQEIPSGHNPEDYVVRRIMAPGHDGAQIPVTILYHRDTPIDGSAPLLLYGYGSYGITIPAGFRVTPLSLVDRGMVYATAHIRGGMANGYQWYLDGKLDQKMNTFRDFVSAGEALSELGYTSRGQIVAYGGSAGGLLVGAAINLQPDLFAGAIAAVPFVDVINTMSDPELPLTPPEWPEWGNPIESAEDYQTMIAYSPYDQIQEMAYPHVLATGGLTDPRVTYWEPTKFVARLRDRRTDDGLTLLKMNMGAGHGGASGRFDSLRETALNWAFALMAVGLADSEVEAIAAE comes from the coding sequence ATGACGACCGACACTTCGGCCGCCAATACCACGGCCGTGACCACCCATGGCGCGCTGATCACCCGCGCCCAGGGCCTTGAGGCGCCGCGCGCCGAACAGCGCCCGGTCACCATCGAGCAGGTCGGCTTCACCCGGGTCGATGAATATCAGTGGATCAAGGACGATAACTGGCAGCAGGTGATGCGCGAGCCGGAAGTCCTCGACAGCGATGTCCGCGAGCTGCTCGACGCCGAGAACGCCTATCTCGATGCCGTCATGGAGCCGACCGAAGCCCTGCAGGAACGGATTTTCCAGGAGATCCGCGGCCGCATCAAGGAAGACGACAGCTCGGTCCCCGAGCGCGATGGCGACTATGCCTACTACACCCGCTACCGCGAAGGCGGCCAGTATCCGGTCTTCGCCCGTCGCCCGGTGGATCCGGAAACCGGCGAACCGGCCGGTGACGAGGAAATCCTCGTCGATGGCGACGCCGAAGCCGCCGATTTCGATTATCTCGATTTCTCCGACATGGAGCACTCGCCCGACCACCGCTATGTCGCCTTCGGCGTCGATGTGCGCGGGTCGGAGTATTACGAGATCCGCGTCAAGGACGTCGCCACCGGCGCCATTGTCGCTACCCTCACCGATGAGAGCTCGGGCGATTTCACCTGGGCCAATGACAGCGCCACCCTGTACTGGGTCTGGCGTGACGATAATGGCCGCTCCAAGCGCGTCTATCGCCAACCGGCCAATGGTGGTCCCTCCGAGCTGGTCTATGAGGAGCCCGATGACGGCTTCTTCGTCTCGGTCGGCCTGACCGACAACAACAACCACGTCATGATCAATGCCGGCGGTCACACCTCCAACGAGATCCGCCTGATTGACGCCAATGACGCGACCGCCGAACCGGTGCTGATCTCGGCTCGCGAGGACGGCGTCGAATATTATCTGACCGAAGCCAGCGATCGCTACTATTTCCGCACCAATGCGGATGGCGCGGTCGACTTCAAGATCGTCTCCGCCCCGATCGACAATCCGGGTCGCGAAAACTGGGAAGACTTCATCCCGCACCGCCCCGGCACGCTGATCAACGGCGTCATCGGCCTGGCTGACTGGCAGGTCCGTGTCGAACGCGAGAACGCCCTGCCGCGCATCGTTGTGCACGAATACGCCACCGGCGAGGAATACAATATCGCCTTTGACGAGGAAGCCTATTCGCTGGGTGCCTCGGCCGGCTACGAGTTCGCGACCGACATGCTGCGCTTCTCCTATGAGAGCCCGTCAACGCCGGAAGAGACCTATGACTTCAACCTGCGTTCGCGTGAGCGCACGCTGCTGAAGCGCCAGGAAATCCCCTCCGGTCACAATCCGGAGGACTATGTCGTCCGCCGCATCATGGCCCCCGGCCATGACGGGGCCCAGATCCCGGTCACCATTCTCTACCACCGCGACACGCCGATCGACGGTAGCGCCCCGCTGCTGCTCTATGGCTATGGCTCCTACGGGATCACCATTCCGGCCGGCTTCCGCGTCACCCCGCTCTCGCTGGTCGATCGCGGCATGGTCTATGCCACCGCCCATATCCGGGGCGGCATGGCCAACGGCTATCAGTGGTATCTTGACGGCAAGCTGGACCAGAAGATGAACACCTTCCGCGACTTCGTCTCGGCCGGTGAAGCCCTGTCCGAGCTCGGCTATACCAGCCGCGGCCAGATTGTCGCCTATGGCGGTTCGGCCGGTGGCCTGCTCGTCGGTGCCGCGATCAACCTGCAGCCCGACCTGTTCGCCGGTGCCATCGCCGCCGTTCCCTTTGTCGATGTGATCAACACCATGTCGGATCCGGAACTGCCGCTGACCCCGCCGGAATGGCCGGAATGGGGAAACCCGATCGAGAGCGCGGAAGATTATCAGACGATGATCGCCTACTCGCCCTACGACCAGATCCAGGAAATGGCCTATCCCCACGTCCTGGCCACCGGCGGCCTGACCGATCCGCGCGTCACCTATTGGGAGCCGACCAAATTCGTCGCCCGCCTGCGCGACCGCCGGACCGATGACGGCCTGACCCTGCTGAAGATGAATATGGGTGCCGGCCATGGCGGCGCCTCGGGCCGTTTCGACAGCCTGCGCGAAACCGCCCTCAACTGGGCCTTCGCCCTGATGGCGGTCGGCCTTGCCGACAGCGAAGTTGAGGCCATCGCGGCTGAGTAG
- the msrB gene encoding peptide-methionine (R)-S-oxide reductase MsrB, protein MPRLSDAEIEALKAKLDPDTYAIAFEEGTERAFTHPFNAEKRAGAYHCKVCDIPLFASDHKYESGSGWPSFYQPAEADNVETKTDYKLMVARTEIHCANCGAHLGHVFPDGPAPTGQRYCTNGGALDFQPAQGDE, encoded by the coding sequence ATGCCCCGACTGAGTGATGCCGAGATCGAGGCCCTGAAGGCCAAGCTGGACCCCGATACCTATGCCATCGCCTTCGAGGAGGGCACCGAGCGCGCCTTCACGCATCCGTTCAACGCGGAAAAGCGTGCCGGAGCCTATCACTGCAAGGTTTGCGACATCCCCCTCTTCGCCTCGGACCACAAATACGAGAGCGGTTCGGGCTGGCCTTCCTTCTACCAGCCGGCCGAGGCCGACAATGTCGAGACCAAGACAGACTACAAGCTGATGGTCGCCCGCACCGAGATCCATTGCGCCAATTGCGGCGCCCATCTGGGCCATGTCTTCCCCGACGGCCCGGCCCCGACCGGTCAACGCTATTGTACCAATGGCGGGGCGCTGGACTTCCAGCCCGCACAGGGCGATGAATAG
- a CDS encoding diacylglycerol kinase family protein, giving the protein MRISIVMNPRSGRLSREGETLIAELRNHASVCRVDSLVEDGEDALKAALSSSADAIAIAGGDGTIRAVTEMAMRAGSALPLIPLEK; this is encoded by the coding sequence ATGCGTATTTCCATCGTCATGAATCCCCGCAGCGGTCGGCTGTCACGCGAAGGCGAGACCCTGATCGCGGAGCTGCGCAACCACGCCTCGGTGTGCCGGGTGGACAGCCTGGTCGAGGATGGCGAAGACGCCTTGAAGGCCGCCCTGTCGAGTAGCGCGGACGCCATCGCCATTGCCGGTGGCGATGGCACGATCCGGGCAGTCACCGAAATGGCGATGCGGGCGGGCAGCGCGCTGCCGCTCATCCCCCTGGAAAAATAG
- a CDS encoding monovalent cation/H+ antiporter complex subunit F: MHIMIFLVAIGIAVAMAIMLARLFAGPTLYDRVLAANSFGTKTVLFLLVFAALVGRQDAIDIALLYALINFVATIAILKFFRYRSLEIALAQMSLRRAIDGEYEK, translated from the coding sequence ATGCACATCATGATTTTCCTCGTGGCGATCGGCATAGCGGTGGCGATGGCCATCATGCTGGCCCGCCTGTTTGCCGGACCGACCCTGTATGACCGTGTCCTGGCAGCCAACTCCTTTGGCACCAAGACGGTCCTCTTCCTGCTGGTCTTCGCCGCCCTGGTCGGGCGCCAGGACGCCATCGACATCGCGCTGCTGTATGCGCTGATCAATTTCGTCGCGACGATCGCGATCCTGAAATTCTTCCGCTACCGCTCGCTGGAGATTGCCCTGGCCCAGATGTCGCTGCGTCGGGCCATCGACGGGGAGTACGAGAAATGA
- a CDS encoding Na+/H+ antiporter subunit E — protein sequence MFYGISLTAILVVLWLTLSGPFTLSGNYPIVMGLGVVSIIVTVALAYRMRIVDRETVPVGPSIPLFTYWGWLGGEIVKANLAVVRLVMKPEIEVEPRLIHVAADQRSELGRCVFANSITLTPGTVTVDVEDDGFLVHALDNSFTDPAGFAEMGARSDVATDGKREAR from the coding sequence ATGTTCTACGGCATCAGCCTCACCGCCATCCTGGTGGTGCTCTGGCTCACCTTGTCCGGGCCATTTACCCTGTCCGGCAACTATCCGATCGTGATGGGGCTGGGCGTGGTCAGCATCATCGTCACGGTGGCGCTTGCCTATCGCATGCGCATTGTCGACCGCGAGACGGTTCCGGTCGGTCCGTCTATTCCGCTCTTCACCTATTGGGGCTGGCTGGGTGGCGAGATCGTCAAGGCGAACCTCGCCGTCGTTCGTCTCGTCATGAAGCCGGAAATCGAGGTCGAGCCGCGTCTGATCCATGTCGCCGCCGACCAACGCTCCGAGCTGGGCCGCTGCGTCTTCGCCAATTCGATCACGCTGACCCCGGGCACCGTGACCGTCGATGTCGAGGATGACGGCTTCCTTGTCCACGCGCTGGACAATTCCTTCACCGATCCGGCCGGCTTTGCCGAAATGGGCGCCCGCTCCGACGTCGCCACCGATGGCAAGAGGGAGGCCCGCTGA
- the mnhG gene encoding monovalent cation/H(+) antiporter subunit G → MSLAEAFQYARDAFSIGAMAVGLVFVIAGATGVMRLPDFYTRMHAAGVTDTLGAELIILGLIAQAGDWQTAAKLALVALLLFLTSPTATHAIANAAHRAGQKPDLGHFKPKHPADAGASEGPK, encoded by the coding sequence ATGAGCCTCGCTGAAGCCTTCCAGTACGCGCGCGATGCCTTCTCCATCGGCGCCATGGCGGTGGGTCTGGTGTTCGTGATCGCCGGAGCAACCGGTGTCATGCGTCTGCCCGACTTCTACACCCGCATGCATGCGGCCGGCGTGACCGATACGCTGGGCGCCGAATTGATCATCCTGGGCCTGATTGCCCAGGCCGGTGACTGGCAAACCGCTGCCAAGCTGGCGCTGGTCGCGCTGCTGCTCTTCCTGACCAGCCCGACGGCCACCCATGCCATCGCCAATGCCGCGCACCGCGCGGGCCAGAAGCCGGACCTCGGTCATTTCAAGCCGAAACACCCGGCCGATGCCGGCGCGTCGGAGGGCCCGAAATGA
- a CDS encoding MFS transporter: MPVFRPLAGNRQLRMPPFGAYLILVAGWFFGFGLQTTLFPGVITFTLHETPERLGLAQAALTAPMMLLLPFAGVLAERKDRRGIIFYFYIFAGLSAGTLGLLLLSGHLTYWIMVSFALLIGVAGGFVMPARDSAINPVVRISAKTRHGGIELQRAVVMASAVQFGAQIAGMAVGYFAAYTGPGTLFVLQAVGLCIGGISAAFLPRLSSKRNKSTAHPMHDLADGVKAVFTSPVLMPMTLIMIALGILVVGGSFLVLIPLIIRESYGGGYPEIASLMVAFWVGALVANVALVRFGQIERPGRALILAQSVTVLATGAFFFHLPFWSLYVLVFCWGLGAGIAISLSRSVVQEQAPPDKLARVMSVYQLGLFGGMPAGAVLMGVVVGQLGPNLSALIPMVGLGVVLVVICLTTPILSVRRGQAHALTAPDTPLKTETDHAPTE; encoded by the coding sequence TTGCCTGTTTTTCGTCCCCTTGCCGGCAATCGCCAGCTCCGCATGCCGCCCTTTGGTGCCTATCTAATCCTGGTCGCCGGCTGGTTCTTCGGCTTCGGCCTGCAGACCACACTTTTCCCGGGCGTGATCACTTTCACCCTGCACGAGACGCCCGAGCGCCTCGGCCTCGCCCAGGCCGCGCTGACCGCGCCGATGATGCTCCTGCTGCCGTTTGCCGGTGTCCTCGCCGAACGCAAGGACCGGCGCGGGATCATCTTCTATTTCTACATTTTCGCCGGACTGTCGGCCGGCACGCTGGGCCTGCTCTTGCTGAGCGGACACCTGACCTACTGGATCATGGTCAGCTTTGCCCTGCTGATCGGTGTGGCGGGCGGCTTCGTGATGCCGGCGCGCGACAGCGCGATCAATCCGGTGGTGCGCATCTCGGCCAAGACGCGGCATGGCGGAATCGAGCTGCAACGCGCCGTGGTGATGGCGTCAGCGGTCCAGTTCGGCGCCCAGATCGCCGGCATGGCGGTCGGCTATTTCGCCGCCTACACCGGACCGGGGACGCTCTTTGTGCTGCAGGCGGTCGGCCTGTGCATTGGCGGCATTTCGGCGGCCTTCCTGCCGCGCCTCAGCTCGAAGCGCAACAAATCGACCGCGCACCCGATGCATGACCTCGCCGACGGGGTGAAGGCGGTCTTCACCTCGCCCGTTCTGATGCCGATGACGCTGATCATGATCGCACTCGGCATCCTCGTCGTCGGCGGCTCCTTCCTGGTGCTGATCCCGCTGATCATCCGCGAGAGCTATGGCGGCGGCTATCCCGAGATTGCCAGCCTGATGGTCGCCTTCTGGGTCGGTGCCCTGGTCGCCAATGTTGCGCTGGTCAGGTTCGGCCAGATCGAGCGACCCGGCCGGGCCCTGATCCTGGCCCAGTCGGTGACCGTGCTGGCCACCGGTGCCTTCTTCTTCCATCTTCCCTTCTGGTCGCTCTACGTGCTGGTCTTCTGCTGGGGACTGGGCGCCGGGATTGCCATTTCGCTGTCGCGGTCGGTGGTCCAGGAACAGGCCCCGCCCGACAAGCTGGCCCGCGTCATGTCCGTCTATCAGCTCGGCCTGTTCGGCGGCATGCCGGCCGGTGCGGTGCTGATGGGCGTGGTGGTCGGTCAGCTCGGCCCCAACCTGTCGGCACTGATTCCGATGGTCGGGCTTGGTGTCGTGCTGGTGGTCATCTGCCTGACAACCCCCATATTGTCGGTACGACGCGGTCAGGCCCACGCCCTCACCGCCCCTGACACGCCGCTGAAGACGGAGACCGACCATGCCCCGACTGAGTGA
- a CDS encoding DoxX family protein — protein sequence MKFVKPGLGLLLAAFMIFMGLQKFGASNPIFAQIAEASGMDFFEPQVRMLTGVLELLAAALLLVGIFGKRLEGLGGLLSLGVIGGAIVFHLSPWLGINAPVGVAADGSLIYSPMLFGMAVVFGLLAAVVTWLDRDKLPIIGKA from the coding sequence ATGAAATTCGTCAAACCGGGCCTGGGCCTGCTCCTTGCTGCCTTCATGATTTTCATGGGCCTGCAGAAATTTGGTGCCTCCAATCCGATCTTCGCCCAGATCGCCGAGGCGTCCGGCATGGACTTCTTCGAGCCGCAGGTGCGCATGCTGACCGGCGTGCTGGAGCTGCTCGCGGCGGCGCTGTTGCTGGTCGGGATCTTCGGCAAGCGGCTGGAGGGTCTGGGCGGCCTGTTGTCGCTGGGCGTGATCGGCGGCGCGATCGTCTTCCACCTGTCGCCCTGGCTGGGCATCAATGCCCCGGTCGGCGTGGCCGCGGATGGCAGCCTGATCTATTCGCCGATGCTGTTCGGCATGGCGGTGGTGTTCGGCCTCCTCGCCGCGGTTGTGACCTGGCTCGACAGGGACAAGCTGCCGATCATCGGCAAAGCCTGA
- a CDS encoding DUF4040 domain-containing protein, which produces MNADLTQYLDYLLIAMLLAVGFAIVRLRNLFAVVMLTGVYSLLCAAWFVSLDAVDVAFTEAAVGAGISTVLMLGAMLLTARESEPAGAGRHWAAFAVVSAAGAALFFAIPDMPVYGDPDSAANAYVGLQYLERVPYDISIPNVVTAVLSSYRGFDTLGEVVVVFSAALGVMLLLGFGTGTRRREEGED; this is translated from the coding sequence ATGAACGCCGATCTGACCCAGTATCTGGACTATCTGCTGATCGCCATGCTGCTGGCGGTCGGCTTTGCCATTGTCCGTCTTCGCAACCTGTTCGCCGTGGTCATGCTGACCGGCGTCTATTCGCTGCTCTGCGCCGCCTGGTTTGTCTCGCTCGATGCGGTCGATGTGGCCTTTACCGAGGCCGCCGTGGGTGCCGGCATCTCCACCGTGCTGATGCTCGGTGCCATGCTGCTGACCGCCCGCGAAAGCGAGCCGGCCGGGGCGGGGCGTCACTGGGCCGCCTTTGCCGTGGTTTCCGCAGCCGGCGCGGCGCTGTTCTTCGCCATCCCGGACATGCCGGTCTATGGCGACCCGGACAGCGCAGCCAATGCCTATGTCGGCCTGCAATATCTCGAGCGGGTTCCGTACGACATCTCGATCCCGAACGTGGTCACGGCGGTCCTCTCCAGCTATCGCGGCTTCGATACGCTGGGCGAGGTCGTGGTGGTGTTCAGTGCGGCGCTCGGCGTGATGCTGCTTCTGGGCTTCGGTACCGGGACACGCCGCCGCGAAGAGGGGGAGGACTGA
- a CDS encoding GIY-YIG nuclease family protein: MTKCQTQFIIAFTFHVYLLATHKNGMLYCGVTRELLARVYSHKVRKAGGFTARYGVDRLVWFESHELINNAITREKRIKRWRRAWKINLIETANPDWRDLYWEMGGVDPREVVPEGMRAWESNKT, translated from the coding sequence ATGACAAAATGCCAAACACAATTTATAATTGCATTCACGTTCCACGTATACCTTCTTGCTACACACAAGAATGGCATGCTCTATTGCGGGGTCACCCGTGAATTGCTGGCGCGGGTCTATTCACACAAGGTTCGCAAGGCCGGTGGGTTCACGGCGCGTTACGGCGTCGATCGGCTTGTCTGGTTCGAGAGCCATGAGCTGATCAATAATGCCATCACCCGTGAGAAGCGGATCAAGCGCTGGCGCCGGGCCTGGAAGATCAATCTGATCGAGACGGCCAATCCCGATTGGCGGGATCTGTACTGGGAGATGGGCGGTGTTGACCCGCGTGAAGTCGTGCCGGAGGGCATGCGGGCGTGGGAAAGCAACAAGACCTGA
- a CDS encoding DUF2336 domain-containing protein, with protein MANAEPFELSEPVTHRTRAILARRLADIVGLPSSRITPRERWIVGDLLYDVIRASDVELRQRCAKRLSVLSDAPHRLLRTLACDVYEVAEPILEDCLALSDFDMMEVARVGKLQHRLTLAKRENLSATVSAALAAGGETPVIERLLRNKTATLAMPTVDHLVGMAADEGNLAHLLIRREELRPTQAFRLFWSCEHIDRAQIIERFAVDRTILIDASEDIFPMAAAEDWSDPMVTRILRYIDRRQRNREAAELSPYGSLEGTLEAMAMDGALPEIITEISTLANVDRRLVVQMMDDMAGEPIAVLCKATGLKWPSFEHVWRGLGRALTSEPVAQARKIHDSLSVEKAQTVLRYWNLSMEDKGGK; from the coding sequence ATGGCGAATGCCGAACCCTTTGAGCTCAGCGAGCCCGTCACGCACCGCACGCGGGCCATCCTCGCGCGGCGGCTGGCCGACATTGTCGGTCTGCCCTCGAGCCGGATCACGCCGCGCGAACGCTGGATCGTCGGTGATCTCCTCTATGACGTGATCCGGGCCAGCGATGTCGAGCTGCGCCAGCGCTGCGCCAAGCGCCTTTCGGTGCTCAGCGATGCGCCGCACCGCCTGCTACGCACGCTCGCCTGTGATGTCTACGAGGTGGCCGAGCCGATCCTGGAAGACTGCCTCGCCCTGTCGGATTTCGACATGATGGAGGTGGCGCGGGTCGGCAAGCTGCAGCATCGCCTGACCCTGGCCAAGCGCGAGAACCTGTCGGCCACCGTCTCGGCGGCTCTGGCGGCGGGGGGTGAAACGCCGGTCATCGAGCGGCTTCTGCGCAACAAAACCGCGACCCTGGCCATGCCCACGGTCGACCATCTGGTCGGCATGGCGGCCGATGAGGGCAATCTGGCACATCTGCTGATCCGGCGTGAGGAACTGCGTCCGACCCAGGCCTTTCGGCTGTTCTGGTCCTGCGAGCACATCGACCGCGCCCAGATCATCGAGCGCTTTGCGGTTGATCGCACCATCCTGATCGACGCCTCCGAGGACATCTTCCCGATGGCCGCGGCCGAGGACTGGTCCGACCCGATGGTGACGCGCATCCTGCGCTATATTGATCGCCGCCAGCGCAATCGCGAAGCCGCCGAGCTGAGCCCCTACGGTTCGCTGGAAGGCACGCTGGAAGCCATGGCGATGGACGGCGCGCTGCCGGAAATCATTACCGAGATCTCGACCCTCGCCAATGTCGACCGGCGGCTCGTGGTGCAGATGATGGATGACATGGCCGGCGAGCCGATCGCCGTCCTGTGCAAGGCGACGGGTCTCAAATGGCCCAGCTTCGAGCATGTCTGGCGCGGTCTCGGCCGGGCCTTGACCAGCGAGCCGGTCGCCCAAGCGCGCAAGATCCATGACAGCCTCTCGGTCGAGAAGGCCCAGACAGTGCTGCGCTACTGGAACCTGTCGATGGAAGACAAGGGCGGGAAGTAG